A single window of Flavobacterium sp. 140616W15 DNA harbors:
- a CDS encoding glucoamylase family protein — protein sequence MIRISVLLVSFVFFSCGSHATISEDGAVVTPEVVKLTDEELIELVQKQTFKYFWDYAEPNSGLARERYHPDGVYPENDANVVTTGGSGFGLMAIVSGMSRGYITKKEGVDRLNKIADFLDKADRFHGAWSHWIDGNTGKVKPFGTKDNGGDLVETSFLVSGMITVREYLKDGSEAEKAVAKKYDVLWKGVDWKWYTNNKNFLYWHWSPTYDWQMNFPLEGYNECLITYILAAASPTHPITPKEYHEGWARNGGIVTDKTKYNIPLILKHNGAEEFGGPLFWAHYSYVGLDPNQLTDKYANYWDLNVNHVKIDYEYCVENPKKFKGYGSDYWGLTASYSRNPDGTIGYNAHMPSNDVGVIAPTAAISSIVYTPKESIAVMRNLYENHKKDTWGVAGFYDASSLQYGWTAQRYLAIDQGPEVVMLENYRSGLLWKLFMNAPEVKQGLIGLGFHSGKYGF from the coding sequence ATGATTAGAATTTCAGTTTTATTAGTCTCGTTTGTTTTTTTTAGTTGTGGTTCGCATGCGACTATATCAGAAGATGGTGCAGTAGTAACTCCAGAAGTTGTAAAGTTAACAGACGAAGAGCTTATTGAGCTCGTGCAGAAACAAACCTTTAAATATTTTTGGGATTATGCCGAACCAAACTCAGGCTTGGCGAGAGAGCGTTATCATCCTGATGGGGTTTATCCCGAAAATGATGCTAATGTTGTTACGACCGGAGGTTCTGGTTTTGGGTTAATGGCAATCGTATCAGGAATGTCAAGAGGGTACATTACTAAAAAAGAAGGTGTTGATAGACTTAATAAAATAGCTGATTTCCTAGACAAAGCTGACCGTTTTCACGGAGCTTGGTCGCATTGGATAGATGGAAATACAGGAAAAGTAAAACCATTTGGAACTAAAGATAATGGGGGAGATTTAGTTGAAACTTCATTTTTAGTTAGCGGAATGATTACAGTTCGCGAATATTTAAAAGACGGTTCAGAAGCCGAAAAAGCAGTTGCTAAAAAATACGATGTACTTTGGAAAGGTGTAGATTGGAAATGGTACACTAATAACAAGAATTTCTTGTACTGGCACTGGTCGCCTACTTATGATTGGCAAATGAATTTTCCTCTAGAAGGATATAACGAATGTTTAATTACTTACATATTGGCGGCAGCTTCGCCAACACACCCAATTACGCCGAAAGAATACCACGAAGGTTGGGCAAGAAATGGGGGAATAGTTACGGATAAAACCAAATATAATATTCCCCTAATTCTAAAACACAATGGAGCTGAAGAATTTGGAGGTCCTTTATTCTGGGCACATTATTCGTATGTTGGACTTGATCCAAATCAATTAACTGATAAATATGCAAACTATTGGGATCTTAATGTAAATCACGTTAAAATCGATTATGAGTATTGTGTAGAGAATCCTAAGAAATTTAAAGGATATGGTTCTGATTATTGGGGATTAACCGCATCATATTCTAGAAATCCTGATGGAACCATAGGTTACAATGCACATATGCCAAGTAATGATGTAGGAGTTATTGCACCAACGGCAGCAATAAGTTCTATTGTTTATACACCAAAAGAATCTATTGCAGTGATGCGTAATTTATATGAAAATCATAAAAAAGATACTTGGGGAGTAGCAGGATTTTATGATGCCAGTAGCTTACAATATGGTTGGACTGCACAACGCTATTTGGCCATAGACCAAGGTCCTGAAGTAGTAATGTTAGAAAACTATCGTTCAGGTTTATTATGGAAATTATTTATGAATGCTCCAGAAGTTAAACAAGGATTGATAGGCTTAGGTTTCCACTCAGGTAAATACGGATTCTAG
- a CDS encoding prolyl oligopeptidase family serine peptidase: MGCRSFISIDIKNPKENNIDSDRIYVTGLSLGGWGTWNLAFAHPDMFAAMVPISGFVDLIQLEQTCKIAKIPTRIFHGLMDDVVNIDYAITIYKELKKCNSNVELTIFDDAGHDSWSRVYDNQEIYDWMFKQVRNK, translated from the coding sequence ATGGGATGCAGAAGTTTTATATCGATTGATATTAAAAATCCAAAAGAAAACAATATCGACTCAGATAGAATTTATGTAACAGGATTAAGTCTGGGAGGTTGGGGAACATGGAATCTAGCTTTTGCACATCCGGATATGTTTGCAGCAATGGTTCCTATTTCAGGATTTGTAGATTTAATACAATTAGAGCAAACCTGTAAAATAGCAAAGATACCAACACGAATTTTTCATGGATTAATGGATGATGTCGTGAATATAGATTATGCTATTACAATTTATAAAGAATTAAAAAAATGTAATAGCAATGTAGAGTTGACCATTTTTGATGACGCAGGTCATGATAGCTGGTCAAGAGTATATGACAACCAGGAAATTTATGACTGGATGTTTAAACAAGTAAGAAATAAATAA
- a CDS encoding glycerophosphodiester phosphodiesterase family protein, producing the protein MNTIKIFRVFLILILFVFTSCNATKNGIVAHRGAWKKNNLPENSIAALRHAIDLKAVGSEFDVVMTADDSLVINHDPHYNKLIVEETKYADLIKFKLSNGEKLPTLREYILEGLKNNKHTTLVCEIKPSGVSKERGKKIALKAVEIVKSLKAEKITTYISFDYDILKQIREVDSKTTLQYLEGNKSPKEVKIDKITGVDYHYSVFKKHPDWIKEAKDNKITLNVWTVNDINDMDWIIENNFNYITTNEPELLSERIKIKK; encoded by the coding sequence ATGAATACTATTAAAATATTTCGCGTATTTCTAATACTAATACTATTTGTTTTTACATCATGTAATGCCACAAAAAATGGGATTGTTGCACATCGTGGAGCATGGAAAAAAAATAATTTACCAGAAAACTCTATAGCAGCACTTAGGCATGCTATCGATTTAAAAGCAGTAGGGTCAGAATTTGATGTAGTTATGACAGCTGATGACTCGCTTGTTATAAATCACGATCCACATTATAATAAGCTAATTGTAGAAGAGACAAAATATGCAGACTTGATTAAGTTTAAACTTTCTAATGGAGAAAAGCTACCAACGTTGCGAGAGTATATTCTAGAAGGACTAAAAAATAACAAACACACAACTTTAGTTTGTGAAATAAAACCTTCGGGAGTAAGTAAAGAAAGAGGAAAAAAAATTGCATTAAAAGCTGTTGAAATAGTTAAGAGCCTTAAGGCTGAAAAAATAACTACTTATATCAGTTTTGATTATGACATCTTGAAACAAATTCGCGAAGTCGATTCTAAAACAACATTGCAATATTTAGAAGGTAATAAATCGCCGAAGGAAGTAAAAATAGATAAAATTACTGGTGTAGATTATCATTATTCAGTATTTAAAAAACATCCAGATTGGATAAAAGAAGCAAAGGATAATAAGATCACCTTAAATGTATGGACGGTTAACGATATTAACGATATGGATTGGATTATCGAGAATAATTTTAATTATATAACCACCAATGAACCAGAGTTATTAAGTGAAAGGATAAAGATTAAAAAATAG
- a CDS encoding family 43 glycosylhydrolase — MMKNNCKLYPIALLLLLVGCKIHRSEPKTNLFGKTEWFDPNKPASTFCNPVNIGYNYTTENHNGIPESRRSSADPVIITYKNEYYLFGTNQAGFFWSKDMSNWEFVYGSFQRRPADDDQCAPAAWVVNDTMFYVGSTWKKDHPIWKTADPKSGRWTRHVNTAMLPTWDPAIFQDDDKKVYMYYGSSGKLPLVGTEVDYKTWLPVGNPADYAKLYAATEVEDIQRPYGEIKEVVGLDPANHGWERFGPNNDMEPAPWGNFIEGAWMTKHNGKYYMQYGAPATEFKGYANGVHVGDHPLGPFVYQKHNPMSYKPGGFVIGAGHGNTFADNYGNYWNTGTCKISIKDRFERRIDMFPAGFDKDDVMYSITSYGDFPIVLPTKQRDQTNGTSSGWMLLSYKKPVTVSSSEECMEVQTHRVDNSGKKVFEKFCYDAKNLTDEDIQTYWSAKTSNPGEWLQLDLGRKMQIKALQINYADHKATQYNKAMDIYYQYKIFMSDDAVNWTLVIDKSRNDKDVPHDYVELTKSINARYIKMVNIHNASGLFAVSDFRVFGNGLLEKPKPVSEFKVDRSSTDSRNAMISWKKQPDAIGYTIHYGIDPNKLYNSIMVYDESKYDFRGLDKGTKYYFTIEAFNENGISVKNEIIEVK; from the coding sequence ATGATGAAAAATAACTGTAAACTATACCCAATAGCACTTCTGTTGCTTTTGGTTGGATGTAAAATTCATAGATCAGAACCTAAAACGAACCTTTTTGGAAAGACAGAATGGTTTGATCCAAATAAACCTGCATCAACATTTTGTAATCCAGTAAATATTGGATACAATTACACCACCGAAAATCATAATGGAATTCCCGAATCACGTCGTTCGAGTGCAGATCCAGTGATAATTACTTATAAAAACGAATACTATTTATTTGGAACCAATCAAGCAGGATTCTTTTGGAGTAAAGATATGTCCAATTGGGAATTTGTTTATGGTAGTTTCCAGAGACGACCAGCCGATGATGATCAATGTGCACCAGCAGCTTGGGTAGTAAATGACACGATGTTTTATGTAGGTTCAACATGGAAAAAAGACCATCCTATTTGGAAAACTGCTGACCCAAAATCGGGTCGTTGGACAAGACATGTCAATACAGCAATGTTGCCAACTTGGGATCCTGCAATTTTTCAGGACGATGATAAAAAAGTGTATATGTATTATGGTTCAAGCGGGAAATTACCACTTGTAGGTACAGAAGTAGATTATAAAACATGGCTTCCAGTAGGAAATCCGGCAGATTATGCAAAACTATACGCAGCAACAGAAGTAGAAGATATTCAGCGTCCATATGGCGAAATAAAAGAAGTTGTGGGCTTAGATCCTGCAAATCATGGATGGGAACGTTTTGGACCTAATAATGATATGGAGCCTGCACCTTGGGGGAATTTTATCGAAGGAGCGTGGATGACAAAACACAATGGGAAATATTATATGCAATACGGAGCACCAGCTACAGAGTTTAAAGGCTATGCCAATGGAGTACATGTAGGAGATCATCCGTTAGGTCCATTTGTATACCAAAAACACAATCCGATGTCATATAAACCAGGAGGGTTTGTAATCGGTGCTGGACACGGAAATACCTTTGCCGATAATTATGGCAATTACTGGAATACAGGAACGTGTAAAATCTCTATAAAAGACCGTTTTGAACGTCGTATCGATATGTTTCCAGCAGGATTCGATAAAGATGATGTAATGTATTCCATTACATCATACGGAGATTTTCCGATAGTATTACCAACGAAACAACGTGATCAGACCAATGGAACTTCTTCAGGCTGGATGTTACTTTCGTATAAAAAGCCTGTAACCGTTTCTTCTTCAGAAGAATGTATGGAAGTTCAAACGCATAGAGTTGATAACAGTGGAAAAAAAGTATTTGAGAAATTTTGCTACGATGCTAAGAATTTGACCGATGAAGATATTCAAACCTATTGGTCAGCAAAAACGAGCAATCCTGGCGAATGGTTGCAACTTGATTTAGGTAGAAAGATGCAAATAAAGGCACTGCAAATTAATTATGCCGATCATAAAGCAACACAATACAATAAGGCAATGGATATCTATTATCAGTATAAGATATTTATGTCTGACGATGCTGTAAATTGGACTTTGGTTATAGATAAATCTAGAAATGACAAAGATGTACCGCATGATTATGTAGAGCTAACAAAATCGATTAATGCGCGTTATATAAAAATGGTAAACATACATAATGCTTCAGGATTATTTGCAGTGTCTGATTTTAGAGTTTTTGGAAATGGATTATTAGAAAAACCAAAGCCAGTCTCGGAGTTTAAAGTTGACAGAAGTTCGACTGACTCTCGTAATGCAATGATTTCATGGAAAAAACAACCAGATGCAATTGGCTATACTATTCATTACGGAATTGATCCAAATAAATTATACAACAGCATAATGGTTTATGATGAAAGTAAGTATGATTTTAGAGGTTTAGATAAAGGCACAAAATATTACTTTACAATTGAAGCTTTTAATGAGAATGGAATTAGTGTAAAAAATGAAATCATCGAAGTGAAATAA
- a CDS encoding M20/M25/M40 family metallo-hydrolase: MKKTSLLTILFLSGLTAFAQTPDEKNIKSIYKSALTNSKCYTWLEYLSNDIGGRLSGSTNAAEAVQYTKNQLESIGLDRVYLQEVMVPHWVRGEKETAYILDNKIKIEVPITALGGSIATPKTGVTAEVIEVQGIKELNELGAKVKGKIVFFNRPMDPENVETFKSYGGCVDQRYAGAKEAAKFGAVGTIVRSMNLRLDDFPHTGTQSYGDLPKSEYIPTAAISTNGAELLSKSLKKNPTLKFYFKQSCEQLPDVLSHNVIGEMKGTENPQNIMIVGGHLDSWDLADGSHDDGAGVVQSMEVVRILKNLGYKPKNTIRVVLFMNEENGGRGGAMYEEMAQKNKENHIFALESDSGGFSPRGFSFETDDENFKKIESYKGLFEPYLIHSFVKGHSGSDIGHLTSKTLVKAGLKPDSQRYFDYHHAANDKFDAINKRELELGAATMASLVYLIDQNGILTK; encoded by the coding sequence ATGAAAAAAACATCTTTATTAACTATTTTATTTTTAAGTGGATTAACTGCATTTGCACAAACTCCCGATGAAAAAAATATTAAATCTATTTACAAATCAGCTTTAACTAACTCTAAATGTTATACATGGTTAGAATACCTGTCTAATGATATTGGAGGGCGCTTGTCAGGCTCAACGAACGCAGCTGAGGCAGTGCAATACACAAAAAATCAGTTAGAAAGTATAGGTCTAGACAGAGTATATCTTCAAGAAGTAATGGTACCACATTGGGTTCGTGGAGAAAAAGAAACAGCTTATATTTTAGATAATAAAATTAAAATTGAAGTACCAATTACAGCATTGGGAGGATCGATCGCAACACCAAAAACAGGAGTTACTGCTGAGGTAATCGAAGTACAAGGAATAAAAGAATTAAATGAACTAGGAGCTAAAGTAAAAGGTAAAATAGTATTCTTTAACCGACCAATGGATCCTGAAAATGTTGAAACATTTAAATCATACGGAGGTTGTGTAGATCAAAGATATGCAGGAGCAAAAGAAGCAGCTAAATTTGGAGCAGTAGGAACAATTGTACGTTCTATGAATTTGAGATTAGATGATTTTCCACATACAGGAACACAAAGTTATGGGGATTTGCCAAAATCAGAATACATACCAACCGCTGCAATAAGTACAAATGGAGCTGAATTATTAAGTAAATCTTTAAAGAAAAATCCAACGCTAAAGTTTTATTTCAAGCAATCTTGCGAGCAATTACCAGATGTATTATCACATAACGTAATAGGAGAAATGAAAGGAACTGAGAATCCACAAAACATTATGATTGTTGGAGGACATCTTGATTCTTGGGATTTAGCCGATGGTTCACATGATGATGGAGCCGGAGTAGTACAAAGCATGGAAGTAGTACGTATCCTTAAAAATTTAGGTTATAAACCTAAAAATACAATTCGTGTAGTCTTGTTTATGAATGAGGAAAATGGAGGTAGAGGTGGAGCTATGTATGAAGAAATGGCACAAAAAAATAAAGAGAACCATATTTTTGCTTTAGAGAGTGATTCAGGAGGATTCAGTCCGAGAGGATTCTCATTTGAAACAGATGATGAAAACTTTAAGAAAATCGAAAGTTACAAAGGATTATTTGAGCCTTATTTGATACATAGTTTTGTAAAAGGGCACAGTGGTTCAGACATTGGACACTTAACGTCTAAAACGCTTGTTAAAGCAGGTTTAAAGCCAGATTCGCAACGTTACTTTGATTATCACCATGCAGCCAATGATAAATTTGATGCAATAAACAAAAGAGAACTAGAGCTTGGAGCCGCAACAATGGCTTCATTAGTATATCTAATTGATCAAAACGGAATCTTAACGAAATAA
- a CDS encoding SDR family NAD(P)-dependent oxidoreductase, whose protein sequence is MKRFENKVAFITGGNSGIGKVSALAIAKEGAAVMITDLSETSQVVEEIIKAGGKAAYVKCDVSKPEEVEHAVNETVRIFGRLDVALNNAGIVDTSLSHVNEKTLEEWNKVIAVNLSGVFYGMKYQIAQMRKQGGGSIVNIGSVMSQVTDMGIASYVSSKHGVVGLTKAAALENGTENIRVNIIGPGYIETPILMDNAGSGAAEYLKSKTAMKRLGKPEEIAKTFLFLASDDASYCTGAYLPVDGGYLIQ, encoded by the coding sequence ATGAAACGTTTTGAAAATAAAGTTGCTTTTATTACTGGAGGGAATTCAGGAATAGGTAAAGTTTCAGCTCTTGCAATTGCAAAAGAAGGGGCTGCAGTAATGATTACTGATTTAAGTGAAACTTCTCAGGTAGTAGAAGAAATAATAAAAGCAGGAGGTAAAGCTGCGTATGTAAAATGCGATGTTTCTAAGCCAGAAGAAGTGGAACATGCGGTAAATGAAACAGTAAGAATTTTTGGAAGATTGGATGTGGCTCTTAATAATGCAGGTATTGTGGACACAAGTTTAAGTCATGTTAATGAAAAAACACTTGAAGAGTGGAATAAAGTAATTGCAGTAAATTTGAGCGGTGTGTTTTACGGTATGAAATATCAGATTGCGCAAATGCGTAAACAAGGCGGAGGATCAATCGTTAATATCGGTTCAGTGATGAGTCAGGTTACAGATATGGGAATCGCCTCGTATGTTTCTTCAAAACATGGTGTGGTAGGGTTAACGAAAGCAGCAGCTCTAGAAAACGGAACAGAAAATATTCGTGTTAATATAATTGGCCCAGGATATATTGAAACTCCTATATTAATGGACAATGCAGGATCTGGAGCAGCCGAGTATTTAAAATCAAAAACAGCAATGAAGCGATTAGGGAAACCAGAAGAGATAGCTAAAACATTTTTATTTTTAGCGTCAGATGATGCCAGCTATTGTACAGGAGCCTATTTGCCTGTAGATGGGGGCTATTTAATTCAATAA
- a CDS encoding MarR family winged helix-turn-helix transcriptional regulator, whose amino-acid sequence MAFDKKQTLPSIKRELGLNLLETFNWAYTKSQLFFARYGLTSQQYNVLKILAENDKALSTSDILAQMVEKNAGVSRLVDRLVLKKLVVKETVASDKRLIAIIITKEGETLLNKVNENLHVLDEEVYGALSDQEADQLNYLLKKIKNIEI is encoded by the coding sequence ATGGCTTTTGATAAAAAACAGACTCTTCCTTCTATAAAAAGAGAATTAGGATTAAATCTACTCGAAACCTTTAATTGGGCGTATACTAAATCTCAATTGTTCTTTGCTAGATATGGATTGACTTCTCAGCAATACAATGTCTTAAAAATATTAGCAGAGAATGATAAAGCGTTATCTACTTCTGATATATTGGCACAAATGGTCGAAAAAAATGCTGGAGTTTCACGTTTGGTAGATCGTTTAGTCTTAAAGAAATTAGTAGTAAAAGAAACTGTAGCATCTGATAAGCGCTTAATTGCAATTATTATCACTAAAGAAGGAGAAACGTTACTGAATAAAGTCAATGAAAATCTTCATGTACTCGATGAGGAAGTATATGGAGCATTATCCGATCAGGAAGCAGATCAGTTAAATTACTTATTGAAGAAAATAAAAAACATAGAAATATAA
- the creD gene encoding cell envelope integrity protein CreD produces the protein METNETPKPTSIFQSNTAKMIMVGLLTLFLLVPLEYVKNLISERSYRQNDVISEINDKWGESVYIYGPILKIPYTSYEETVTINEKTKETVKQKVASTKYAYFFPQELNINSNIDTKILNRNNYESAVFTTNMKFKGNYIRPDFSSKNIAPEAIQWDKATILIKTTNLKSIKEEVKINLGATHYVFEPVYNSSKSDTTEALETGYVDLTKILSAPKTDYSFGITYNGSKQIKIVPIGKTTNVAMKSNWASPSFTGNFLPDDKTKKISETGFIANWKILHINRAFSQQAFDILPDLSSYSFGVDFVIPVDQYQQNERASKYGFLVIGLTFLIFFLIQNMSKISIHIFQYSMIGLALIMFYTLLISITEHSNFTKAYILSGIAVISLITAYSFSILKNKKFPIFIGFSLTGLYTFIYVIIQLENYALLVGSVGLFLILAAVMYFSRKIDWGNN, from the coding sequence ATGGAAACAAACGAAACTCCAAAACCCACTTCTATTTTTCAGTCTAATACTGCCAAGATGATTATGGTAGGTTTGCTTACTCTATTTTTGCTAGTTCCTCTGGAATATGTGAAGAATTTAATTTCGGAACGCTCTTATAGACAAAACGATGTTATCTCTGAAATCAATGACAAATGGGGAGAAAGTGTCTATATCTACGGACCTATATTAAAAATCCCATATACTTCTTACGAAGAAACTGTAACGATAAATGAAAAAACCAAAGAAACTGTAAAACAAAAAGTAGCATCTACAAAATATGCTTACTTTTTTCCTCAAGAACTAAATATCAATTCGAATATTGATACAAAAATACTGAATAGAAACAATTACGAGTCGGCTGTTTTTACTACTAATATGAAGTTTAAAGGTAATTACATTCGACCTGATTTTAGCAGTAAAAATATTGCTCCAGAGGCTATTCAGTGGGACAAAGCAACGATTTTAATTAAAACTACAAATCTAAAAAGCATAAAAGAGGAAGTGAAAATTAATTTAGGAGCTACTCACTATGTTTTTGAACCTGTATATAATTCATCTAAATCTGATACTACTGAGGCTCTTGAAACAGGTTATGTCGATTTGACAAAAATACTATCCGCTCCCAAAACTGATTATAGCTTTGGCATTACCTACAATGGTAGTAAGCAAATTAAGATTGTACCGATTGGAAAAACTACCAATGTTGCAATGAAATCTAATTGGGCTTCACCAAGCTTTACTGGTAATTTCTTGCCGGATGATAAAACAAAAAAGATAAGCGAAACTGGATTTATTGCTAATTGGAAAATTTTGCATATCAACAGAGCATTCTCTCAACAAGCTTTTGATATTTTGCCTGATTTAAGTTCATATAGTTTCGGGGTTGACTTTGTAATTCCTGTAGATCAATACCAACAAAACGAGCGTGCCTCTAAATATGGTTTTCTTGTTATTGGGCTTACCTTTTTGATTTTCTTTTTAATCCAGAATATGAGCAAAATTAGTATTCATATTTTCCAATATTCGATGATTGGTTTGGCTCTTATTATGTTTTATACTTTATTAATTTCGATAACTGAACATAGTAATTTTACCAAAGCGTATATTTTATCTGGTATAGCCGTTATATCGCTAATTACAGCGTACTCATTTTCAATTTTAAAGAATAAAAAATTTCCGATATTCATTGGGTTTTCACTCACCGGATTATACACTTTCATTTATGTTATTATCCAATTAGAGAATTATGCATTATTGGTAGGTAGCGTAGGTTTATTTTTAATTCTTGCAGCAGTGATGTACTTTTCTAGAAAAATAGATTGGGGTAATAATTAA